The Malus sylvestris chromosome 8, drMalSylv7.2, whole genome shotgun sequence genomic interval GTACCTCAAATTCCACCCCAAGAAACCTCCCTTCTTCCCATGCAGTGCTTCTCCCAAGCTTCCGTTTCTCATGTACTCGTAAACAAGCAGATTGGTCTCCTTGTTTGAACAAAATGCCAGCAGTCTCACAATGTTTCTATGTCGAATGTTGCCTAACGTCTGGATTTCGGCTCTGAAGCCATGATCGTGGCTGTTCGGTCCAAAACCAAGTAGCTTTTTCACAGCAATTTCAACCCCATTCGGCATTTTTCCGTGGTAAACAATCCCTGCTCCCCCTCTTCCAATCACATTACCGTCTTTGACGCATTCGAGGATGTCAGCAATTGTGAATTCCAGCCTCTGGAATGCAGTCATTTTCCATGAATCGGTACCGTTCCTTTTGAATGATTTGGCCTTGAGGATAGCAGCCGCAGCAAACACCAACGAACATATTAGCAGGCCTAATGCGAAGATTAGCTTGAAATCCCCCGGAGGTTTTCGCGGTGTGCTTGTGATTGTGGTGAAGTTGCAAGGGTTGTTCAGGAGGGAGCCACAGAGATGGGGATTGCCCGCGAAAGCAGAGGCATTAAAGAAGGAAAATTGCCCTGATTCGGGTAGTTTTCCGGAGAAATCATTGAAGGAAAAATCAGCAATTGTGAGGCTCTTCATGGTTCCTATTGATTTGGGAATATTTTGGTTCAAGTGGTTTCTCGATATGTTCAAGTAATTCAGTATGTGAACCTTGGAAATTTCGGGTGGGATGGAGCCGGAGAGGTTGTTCTGGCTCATGTCAAGGTAAGTGAGATGAAAACAGTTTCCGATTTCCGGTGGGATTTCGCCAGAGAGTGAATTTCTGCTAAGATCAAGCTTTAGTGCTTGATGGAGTTGGCCTATTGAAGGTGGGATTGGACCGGAGAATTGATTTCCACTGAGTAGGAGGATTTGGAGGGAAGAGAAATTTGAAAGCGAAGAAGGTAAAGGACCGGATAGGAGATTGTTCGACAGATTAAGCTGGCCTAATTTCACTGGCTGCGACGAGCTATTAGCATTCTCCAACAGCATGCCAGATAGGTAATTGTTTTGCAACTCTGCTAAACTCAGCAGAGGCAAATAAATTAGGCCATTTGGTATGCTACCATTCAGGTAATTCTGCCCCAGCCtcactctagtgagactaaaaCATGTCCCCAAGCCTTGAGGGATTGGACCGAAAAGAAAGTTTTTCAAGAGAATTAGTATTCTCAGCTGATTGGATGAACACAAGTTTGGTGGGATTTTACCAGTGAGCTTGTTCGAGGACAAATCGAGCAACTGAAGCTTCCCATTCTGGCCAAGTTTCTGCGGGATGATCCCGGTGAAGTTGTTCATCCACAGCCCCAGTGTTTCCAAATTAGGCAAGTCCGCGACGTAGTCTGGAATCGAGCCATGCAATCTGTTCATGAAGAGGTTGAAAAGCTTGAGCTGTTTGAGATTGGAAAACTCAAATGGGATTTCCCCAGTAAGTGCATTGTTGGAGAGATCAAGATTGACCAAGTTTGTTAAGTTGCCTAGCTGCCTTGGAATTGTGCCTGAGAGAAGATTGATGTGCAAGTAAAGTGTGTTGAGCTCCTTCAAATTCCCCAGCTCGCGGGGAATTGGCCCATCCAATTCGCAGCTCGAGAGATCCATGTGAACCACATTGACCAATTTTCCAAACTCCTTTGGAATCCCACCTTCAAAAACATTGTAATATCCCAAGTAAAGCTTTCTCAAGTTAGTGAGGTTGCCCAACTCACCCGGAATTTCGCCACTGAGATCATTGCCGGCAAGTGACAAGTACTCCAAGCTGACTAAATTCCCATAAGATTTTGGGATTTTCCCACTGAAATAATTGCCTCCAAGCTCCAAAAACCTGAGCTTGTTCAAGCTCAAAATACCAAGTGGAAGAGaagcactgaagttgttgttgtaagCATCAAAAACTTCCAAATTGGCAATGCCCGAGTAGTCCCAATTCAGTCCTCCACTGAATTGGTTGTTGGATATGTTGAGGAACTGAAGGCTTGTGAGATTGGCAATTGCAATGCTGCCTGTGAAGTTGTTTCCTGCAAGAGAAAGGTAGGTGAGGCGGTCGAGGCCTGAATTCAGTGGAGACACAGAGCCGGATAGACTGAAATCTGTCAAGTCCACTGCAACAACTCTTCCTCTATAGCACCGAATTCCGGCCCACGAACAAACTGACCGTGGAGACGAAGAATTCCAAGTGCTTAAGGCCAGTTCGGGGAATTGGAAGCCTTGCTTGAGAGTGACTAAAACATGAAAATCACTGACCAAGGAAGAAGCAAAACAAGATGTgccaacaaaagagaaaaatgtcAAGACAATGAAAGGGAAGACCATCATGTACGTGTGTTTTTGTTTCCTGGAAAATATTcaagaaaattatttttggaAGTATTCAAAGAGAAGATGGAGGGATTTAAGCATTTGAGATTTTCCGGGAAAGGAAGGGAAAGTAGGAGGAATCTGAGAAAAATGAAGTGAGCATGGGGTTAAGGAATCAAACATCTTCTTTCACGAAGAGTCTTCAAATACAAGGAAGAAGCTAAGCCTTtgcttttctcctttttctctcttcattttctttgatcttttctcttctctcagagaagagaggaagaagatttAAATTCTGCTAAGCTATGAAACTTCTTTAGACAAAGCTAAGATGTAAAAAGCaggaaaggagagaagaagGTTTGTTGAGAACAATTGAAAAATAAGAGCCGTTGGATAACAAATTTAAAGTTAAGATTTGGGGAGGAGAGGTAAAGTTCATGAGATGATGCTCTCTCTTTCTTTATTCACATGACAAAAATGTCCTTTAGCTTTAATCAAAGGGGATGGATGTGCTAGCTCTTTATTGCTTTGAATGAGAGGCAGTGGTGATGGAGCTGCActttcaaattcaatcattgaAATTGGTTCCATTGTCTTCAAGCTTTTGTTAAATGACCATCAGCTGGTATCCTCAAAGCGCTGCAATCTATGACTGAAATCCGAGGTTATAGCAGTCAAGACATATGCACAAATTAAACCGATTGCAAACTTTTAATCGACAGTGAAACTGAAAGAACACTATCATGATTTATATTCAAATTATTGTCAGTCTAAAATTAGAAAGAATGTTTGGATAATAAATAACTTCGGTAATGATTTCCAGGAAGCAATATTAGAGTACCGCTAGCTAGCATGTTTTAATTGTTCTTCATGATTCATTTCATAAAATTCACGTTTACAGAAATTGTAAAGAAAGCATATAAACACTTATTAGATCGATCATGCATGGAGGACCCATCAAATAgtaataacatatatatatatatatatatatatatatacatgatagCAGCCATGCATTCTTGCCTCATCATGTTATGACAATCTGTAAGCATCGCAGTGTGCATATGCTTCATCAATCTGTATGCATATGGATAATGTTCTTAATAATTGCATGTGGTTTAATATTCTAGTGGATATGGTGTTGAATTTCTATTTATGCGCAGTGATGAATCTAGGATTCTAATATTTGGTGGTCCAAATataaaagctaaaaaaaaaagggttattTAGATATAGACCATTGCAACGCTTATTCCCTAGATAAAAACCCACCTAATtataaacatccaaataaaacccaaatttgtaAAAGATTACCAAGTAAAAAAGTAATTGACctattattacaaaatatttacaacttgTGTCACAATATTCAAATCAAATTAATAAATGTTATTACTCACCTTAATTATAATGAACAAATAATTATTTCACATACTATTACccctaacatatatatatatggacacACATACGTCAAAAGTATATAGTACTACTATaagttcaatatatatataatttaccaATATGTACTACTATACATCTTACctatatatgtaaatttatgattagcaaataatatatattttgtaggtaaattaatgaatcaaataacattctttttttttttgtaggtaacTTATTGTTCatatattattacatatatttgacacattttattattataagatatgtaaaaataataggtaaattaaCTTTCGAATCAAATAACCTTGCattattttgtaagtaatttaattttgaatcaaatagcattCTTTTGTTATgtaggtattttattttgtatgtatcaatatcatatatatatttgacacatttgatcatgtaggtaaattattttggttgTATTTTGCATATATTGGGTTTGttatatgtaggtaaattatttttcatgtattttacatatcttgggtaaatttttttttttaagcaatctaacattttaaaattttaatagtagTTGCACTATTTGAatcaaatgtttttattttttgtaggtcaattattttacatgaattttacatatatatatatgtatgtatgtatatatgtgtatgtgaaataatttatctacattaatatgtaaaatataattttattgacttaattaagcatgtataataacatatattagacatgttttatgttattatatattaggcaatgaatttataacgttagtgtttttttttttttgtaaaatcattaattcttcCTTACAATCTGCATGACATTAATTATGTACATCAAACATCCAAATAGGGTTtatcaatataaaaaaaatattcaaataaggGTACTTTAGGCATTCGGAATTTTTAAATGTGTAAAGTCAAACATCAGCAATGAATTTGTTGATGTGGAATCTAGTCAATGAGTTTTATTCATGTAAAAAACCTATGTCGGGTTTTATGtagagaaaattaagttttaagggctaaagttatattttcagaaagaaaaaaaaggaattgttattggcactctaaaaatctcattttgcactcaaaACATTctataatttgaaagaaaaatacacttgtgagaagtgtagaatgagattttttgagtgctaataacagttctaaaaaaaattagatgaaaATAACATTAAAAAGTTGAACGATAAACAACCAAATTTCATTCATAATCTTTACACAAACATTACAAGCTACAAAGACTATATAGTTGTCCACAATGAGATTTTATACTCTGAAAACATGTCATGGTAATTTCATAATCTTTTTCTCCTTCGTTAATCATTTGTAGAACCTCCACCTGCTGGTGTGCCGCTGCACTCTTCTTCTCCACCATATGCCCAAACTTGGGTGGTCCTCCAAGATCCTCATAGCCACTGGTTATGTACCTTCCAGTAGTCCCCAAACCTCCCGGGTCTGGTAATGCATCCGCCACTGTCTATGCATTTTGGGTTCgaaactttcttattttctaaattattgtaataattttaaaactctctctctaataataataatccaaaataaacaaaataaattaggaaaaaCACCACAACTATAAGTTGAGCCTTAGAAAGTcagtttattaaaataaaataaaaactaaactaaaaaaaaaaaggaggggtAATTTCCCATGTAGAGTAATAAGTCGAGTCTTTTAATTGATCGTTCTTGAGCTGGAAACATGTCTGCTGCAACATGTGCAATGGGTTGTAAGAAGTAAAAGATGGTGATTATTAATATATGATTACCATGCTTGTTTAAATGATCAATATATAATTATGTTTGTTGTTTGAATAGGTTGCATGGAATAAGGAACCAGTGCAGTGGAAGCTTTTCTTGTGcaatgcagcagcagcagctttaTTCCCTTCGATCTCCTTCCTTGCCATACACAGCCGGCCAGCCGGGACCAACTCTCTATGTAGTATGTAATATCGTAAGATCGATGGTGGTGGTATATTTAAGGGCTTTTTTAGAAGATGGAATAGTCTTAAAGAGAGggctcaaaagtaaaagcagatATATAGACATGCATCATCTGCTTTTGATCTTCCACttcaaaagaaaagcaaattaattaaagaagaaaagaaaagactaatttactttctttttttcttttggtttcttAAACAACAAAATCCATGACTCGCCCGCCCACCCTTCTCCTCCAAATTTCACATGGAAAAGAGTGCTCTTGTATTAACTTGAAAAgactcactcactctctctctcactcaaagAAAAATCCAAGGCCCCTCATACATGGGAAAGAGTGCTCTTCTAACAAAAcatgaactctctctctctctctctctctctctctctctcacacacacacacaaatatatGTACAAGTGGTAGGGTAGGGTTTTGTCATGCAAATGCAAATACTATAGCGCATGGCTGGCTTGGCTCCACTATGATACTCTCATGGCAAGGAAGGAGTAATTGGGTGGAAGAGTGTGCTCTTTTTGAGGTGTCTCAATCTAACTTATTGAAGGGCAGGCCTGCCCTTTGGAAGGGTCACTGTCTTTGTGCCCTTGTTGGCCTTAAGTTTATGAAAACCCTAATGTGGTCACTGATCAGTGTGAATCATGCAAACAGCCAAGAGAAGGATTGGATTGAAAATCAAAGATTTACAAAATATTGAGATACTATTTTGTGATCAATCGTGCCTTTGTATGCATCAAGTTCTAGTCCACGGGACCATTAGGTATCGTATTGGGTGCATcacatttatttaattttgtcaTATATGGTATGAGGTACTATTTTGGAGACGTCAGGAATTTATAAAGCCTTACAAGGAATTAGGTCATTTTCCGTATTttcaattagttttcttttttggaatctcaacttaaattataatattaaaGCATGTTTACTTACATGTTGAATTCAATGGCCAGATAATCTTAGAAAGCACCGAAGTGACAATAATTTGCATGATACAAGTAAATTATAGCCTAGAAAGATGCAGGCATTTTTCTAAATGTGCTCAAAGTTACCCAGTTAAAATTGTTTGTGTGTTAGCCTCACAAATTCGTCACTCGTGACTGAGTGTGTAAGGATGTGAATAAATGTCacacataaaaaa includes:
- the LOC126632608 gene encoding leucine-rich repeat receptor-like serine/threonine-protein kinase BAM3 yields the protein MMVFPFIVLTFFSFVGTSCFASSLVSDFHVLVTLKQGFQFPELALSTWNSSSPRSVCSWAGIRCYRGRVVAVDLTDFSLSGSVSPLNSGLDRLTYLSLAGNNFTGSIAIANLTSLQFLNISNNQFSGGLNWDYSGIANLEVFDAYNNNFSASLPLGILSLNKLRFLELGGNYFSGKIPKSYGNLVSLEYLSLAGNDLSGEIPGELGNLTNLRKLYLGYYNVFEGGIPKEFGKLVNVVHMDLSSCELDGPIPRELGNLKELNTLYLHINLLSGTIPRQLGNLTNLVNLDLSNNALTGEIPFEFSNLKQLKLFNLFMNRLHGSIPDYVADLPNLETLGLWMNNFTGIIPQKLGQNGKLQLLDLSSNKLTGKIPPNLCSSNQLRILILLKNFLFGPIPQGLGTCFSLTRVRLGQNYLNGSIPNGLIYLPLLSLAELQNNYLSGMLLENANSSSQPVKLGQLNLSNNLLSGPLPSSLSNFSSLQILLLSGNQFSGPIPPSIGQLHQALKLDLSRNSLSGEIPPEIGNCFHLTYLDMSQNNLSGSIPPEISKVHILNYLNISRNHLNQNIPKSIGTMKSLTIADFSFNDFSGKLPESGQFSFFNASAFAGNPHLCGSLLNNPCNFTTITSTPRKPPGDFKLIFALGLLICSLVFAAAAILKAKSFKRNGTDSWKMTAFQRLEFTIADILECVKDGNVIGRGGAGIVYHGKMPNGVEIAVKKLLGFGPNSHDHGFRAEIQTLGNIRHRNIVRLLAFCSNKETNLLVYEYMRNGSLGEALHGKKGGFLGWNLRYKIAIEAAKGLCYLHHDCSPWILHRDVKSNNILLNSSFEAHVADFGLAKFLMDGGTSECMSAIAGSYGYIAPEYAYTLRVDEKSDVYSFGVVLLELLTGRRPVGEFGEGVDIVQWSKKATNCRKEDVANIVDHRLTISVPKDEAMHMFFIAMLCIQENSVERPTMREVVQMLSEFPRHSPESFRSSSSLANSQKSKNVEKDGKCPKFKQDILV